The Streptomyces europaeiscabiei genome window below encodes:
- a CDS encoding ROK family protein yields the protein MSRRAVKVGSHAGAGDLLELVRSGRATTRGALQQATGLSRATVGQRLDRLFRAGWLREGVGGPVDSPLGGRPSITLEFDDAHALVLAADLDTRHARAAVLSLTGEIHAEHTGTLVIDEGPDAVLDELGGWFAELLEKAGRPADAVCGIGLAVPGPVDTDTGRVVQPPIMPGWDGYDIRGRLARAFTEHAAGPVGVPVLVDNDANLMAYGEQRAGYADCSAFALVKVSTGIGAGVVVGGSIYRGIDGGAGDIGHIRVPQGADALCKCGSYGCLAAVASGGAVARRLAEAGVPAASGSDVRDLLTAGHPGATALAREAGRVVGDVLATVVTLLNPGVLMIAGDLAGTPFLTGVRELLYQRALSRSTAHLDVVTSRLGERAGLVGAGALVVEYLYAPERAEARLVALGV from the coding sequence ATGAGCAGAAGGGCCGTGAAGGTGGGCAGTCATGCCGGTGCCGGAGATCTGCTGGAGCTGGTCCGCAGCGGCCGGGCCACCACGCGTGGCGCGCTCCAGCAGGCCACCGGCCTGTCCCGGGCGACCGTCGGCCAGCGCCTTGACCGTCTCTTCCGCGCGGGCTGGCTCCGCGAGGGCGTCGGCGGCCCCGTCGACTCCCCGCTCGGCGGCCGCCCTTCCATCACCCTGGAGTTCGACGACGCACACGCGCTCGTCCTCGCCGCCGACCTCGACACCCGCCACGCCCGCGCCGCCGTCCTCTCCCTCACCGGCGAGATCCATGCCGAACACACCGGCACCCTGGTCATCGACGAGGGCCCCGACGCCGTGCTGGACGAACTCGGCGGCTGGTTCGCCGAGTTGCTGGAGAAGGCGGGCCGCCCGGCGGACGCGGTCTGCGGGATCGGTCTCGCCGTGCCCGGCCCGGTGGACACCGACACCGGCCGTGTCGTCCAGCCGCCGATCATGCCCGGCTGGGACGGCTACGACATAAGAGGCCGCCTCGCCCGCGCCTTCACCGAACACGCGGCCGGCCCGGTCGGTGTCCCGGTCCTCGTCGACAACGACGCCAACCTCATGGCGTACGGCGAACAGCGCGCCGGATACGCCGACTGCTCGGCGTTCGCACTGGTCAAGGTGTCCACGGGTATCGGCGCGGGTGTGGTGGTCGGGGGCTCGATATACCGGGGCATCGACGGCGGCGCCGGCGACATCGGCCACATCCGGGTCCCGCAGGGCGCGGACGCGCTGTGCAAGTGCGGCTCGTACGGCTGTCTCGCGGCGGTCGCGAGCGGCGGCGCCGTGGCGCGACGGCTGGCGGAGGCAGGGGTTCCGGCGGCCTCGGGATCGGACGTGCGGGACCTGCTGACCGCCGGGCACCCCGGGGCGACGGCGCTCGCGCGGGAGGCGGGCCGGGTCGTCGGGGACGTCCTGGCGACGGTCGTGACCCTGCTGAACCCGGGCGTTCTGATGATCGCCGGGGATCTGGCCGGAACCCCCTTCCTCACGGGCGTACGCGAACTGCTCTACCAGCGGGCCCTGTCCCGCTCCACGGCCCACCTGGACGTGGTGACCTCCAGGCTGGGGGAGCGGGCGGGCCTGGTCGGGGCGGGCGCGCTGGTCGTCGAGTACCTGTACGCGCCGGAGCGGGCCGAGGCGCGGCTGGTGGCGCTGGGGGTGTGA
- a CDS encoding MGH1-like glycoside hydrolase domain-containing protein, translating into MDRTTQLTARRPGTAAHVGGDVYDPAAPAAVTGSAGSLHRAAAEVLAANWTGRSTVPSRKLYPHQWSWDSAFIAIGLRHLSPLRAQTELETLLAAQWGDGRIPHIVFNPSVPLDAYFPSPDFWRSSTAGRAAGAPCSTQTSGIVQPPVHALAAWLVHRADPGLSRARGFLSRVYPRLAAWHRYLLHRRDLGGGGLTSVVHPWEQGMDNSPTWDAPLARITPAPARSFRRADLDHGAAEDRPTDLDYGRYVRLAADYRDAGYTDGQGGFAVEDPAFNALLITSEHALARIAKELGAPGTARHERAERLTAALVERLWDPAEEMFFCRDVTTDALLPERGVSGLLPLLLPGLPRDITAALVRTVHGPHFGLGDATRLVPSYDLTGEAFDPHRYWRGPAWFNTNWMLERGLRLHGERGRADALRTALLETAEASGFAEYVDPYTGEACGALGFGWTAALALDLLHQDDRDHGHDRGRRDEHGQHLDGHERHHGPNDGPNDGPRHGPNDERHDERHHDNEVVFGMSDQGGDRE; encoded by the coding sequence GTGGACCGCACCACCCAGCTCACCGCCCGTCGACCGGGCACCGCCGCGCACGTCGGCGGCGACGTATACGATCCGGCCGCACCGGCGGCGGTGACCGGATCGGCCGGTTCGCTGCACCGTGCGGCGGCGGAGGTGCTGGCCGCCAACTGGACGGGCCGGTCCACGGTGCCGTCGCGCAAGCTGTATCCGCACCAGTGGTCGTGGGACTCGGCGTTCATCGCGATCGGGCTGCGTCATCTGTCGCCGCTGCGGGCGCAGACCGAGCTGGAGACGCTGCTCGCGGCGCAGTGGGGCGACGGACGGATCCCGCACATCGTCTTCAACCCCTCCGTACCGCTCGACGCGTACTTCCCGAGCCCCGACTTCTGGCGCTCCTCGACCGCCGGGCGCGCCGCGGGCGCCCCGTGCTCCACGCAGACCTCGGGCATCGTGCAGCCGCCGGTGCACGCGCTGGCGGCGTGGCTGGTGCACCGGGCGGACCCCGGACTGTCCCGGGCGCGTGGCTTCCTGTCCCGGGTGTATCCGCGGCTGGCGGCCTGGCACCGCTATCTGCTGCACCGCCGCGACCTGGGCGGGGGCGGACTGACGTCCGTCGTCCACCCCTGGGAGCAGGGCATGGACAACAGCCCCACCTGGGACGCGCCCCTCGCCCGCATCACCCCGGCCCCAGCCCGCTCCTTCCGCCGGGCCGACCTCGACCACGGCGCGGCCGAGGACCGGCCGACGGATCTGGACTACGGGCGGTACGTGCGGCTGGCGGCGGACTACCGGGACGCCGGGTATACCGACGGACAGGGCGGGTTCGCCGTCGAGGACCCGGCCTTCAACGCCCTCCTCATCACCTCCGAGCACGCCCTCGCCCGCATCGCCAAGGAGTTGGGCGCACCGGGGACGGCCCGCCACGAGCGCGCGGAACGCCTGACGGCGGCGCTGGTGGAGCGGCTGTGGGACCCGGCGGAGGAGATGTTTTTCTGCCGGGACGTCACCACGGACGCCCTCCTCCCCGAGCGCGGCGTCTCCGGCCTCCTCCCCCTCCTGCTCCCCGGCCTCCCCCGCGACATCACGGCCGCCCTCGTCCGGACGGTCCACGGCCCGCACTTCGGGCTCGGCGACGCCACCCGGCTCGTGCCGTCGTACGACCTGACCGGCGAGGCGTTCGATCCGCACCGGTACTGGCGTGGGCCCGCGTGGTTCAACACGAACTGGATGCTGGAGCGGGGGCTCAGGCTGCACGGGGAGCGGGGGCGGGCCGACGCGCTGCGGACGGCGTTGCTGGAGACAGCGGAGGCGTCCGGGTTCGCCGAGTACGTGGACCCGTACACCGGCGAGGCCTGCGGAGCGCTCGGTTTCGGCTGGACCGCCGCGCTCGCCCTCGACCTGCTGCACCAGGACGACCGGGACCACGGCCACGATCGCGGCCGGCGGGACGAGCATGGGCAGCACCTCGACGGCCATGAGCGGCACCACGGACCGAACGACGGACCGAACGACGGACCGCGCCACGGACCGAACGACGAACGGCACGACGAACGGCATCACGACAACGAGGTCGTGTTCGGCATGAGTGACCAGGGAGGGGACCGGGAATGA
- the ppdK gene encoding pyruvate, phosphate dikinase, whose product MSENKDPHVGHVAQSVEGVKFVYDFTEGNKDLKDLLGGKGANLAEMTNLGLPVPPGFTITTEACKVYLDSGDEPAALRDEVSAHLTALEEKMGKKLGQADDPLLVSVRSGAKFSMPGMMDTVLNIGLSDKSVQGLAKQAGGDRFAWDSYRRLIQMFGKTVLGVDGDLFEEALEAAKTAKKVVVDTELEAADLKKLVTKFKKIVKTEAGRDFPQDPREQMDLAIHAVFDSWNTDRAKLYRRQERIPGDLGTAVNVCSMVFGNLGPDSGTGVAFTRDPASGHQGVYGDYLQNAQGEDVVAGIRNTVPLAELESIDKKSYDQLMQIMETLENHYKDLCDIEFTIERGQLWMLQTRVGKRTAGAAFRIATQLVDQGLIDEAEALQRVTGAQLAQLMFPRFDEEAKVAPVGRGIAASPGAAVGKAVFDSYTAVKWSRSGEKVILVRRETNPDDLDGMIAAEGILTSRGGKTSHAAVVARGMGKTCVCGAEELEVDTKRRRMTVPGGHVVEEGDLISIDGSSGKVYLGEVPVVPSPVVEYFEGRMHAGANDADELVEAVHRIMAFADRKRRLRVRANADNAEDALRARRFGAQGIGLCRTEHMFLGDRRELVERLILADTETVREESLKALLPLQKQDFIELFSAMDGLPVTVRLLDPPLHEFLPDITELSVRVALAESRQEPHENELRLLQAVHRLHEQNPMLGLRGVRLGLVIPGLFTMQVRAIAEAAAERKNAKGDPRAEIMIPLVGTVQELEIVREEADAVIAEVEAATGVALKLSIGTMIELPRAALTAGQIAEAAEFFSFGTNDLTQTVWGFSRDDVEASFFTAYLEKGIFGVSPFETIDKDGVGSLVKLAVEAGRATRPDLKLGVCGEHGGDPESVHFFHEVGLDYVSCSPFRIPVARLEAGRAASQSTGSDHR is encoded by the coding sequence GTGTCGGAAAACAAAGATCCCCACGTAGGCCACGTAGCTCAGAGCGTTGAGGGCGTGAAGTTTGTTTATGACTTCACCGAAGGAAACAAGGACCTCAAGGACCTCCTCGGCGGCAAGGGTGCGAACCTCGCCGAGATGACCAACCTCGGTCTCCCCGTGCCCCCCGGCTTCACCATCACCACCGAGGCCTGCAAGGTCTACCTCGACAGCGGCGACGAGCCCGCGGCACTCCGTGACGAGGTCAGCGCCCACCTCACGGCCCTCGAAGAGAAGATGGGCAAAAAGCTCGGCCAGGCCGACGACCCGCTCCTCGTCTCGGTCCGCTCCGGCGCGAAGTTCTCGATGCCCGGCATGATGGACACGGTTCTCAACATCGGCCTCTCCGACAAGTCGGTCCAGGGCCTCGCCAAGCAGGCCGGCGGCGACCGCTTCGCCTGGGACTCCTACCGCCGGCTCATCCAGATGTTCGGCAAGACCGTCCTCGGCGTCGACGGCGACCTCTTCGAGGAGGCGCTGGAGGCGGCGAAGACGGCCAAGAAGGTCGTCGTCGACACCGAGCTGGAGGCGGCCGACCTCAAGAAGCTCGTCACCAAGTTCAAGAAGATCGTCAAGACCGAGGCCGGCCGGGACTTCCCGCAGGACCCGCGCGAGCAGATGGACCTCGCCATCCACGCGGTCTTCGACTCCTGGAACACCGACCGCGCCAAGCTCTACCGCCGCCAGGAGCGCATCCCCGGCGACCTCGGCACGGCGGTCAACGTCTGTTCGATGGTCTTCGGCAACCTGGGCCCCGACTCCGGCACGGGCGTCGCCTTCACCCGCGACCCCGCCTCCGGCCACCAGGGCGTGTACGGCGACTACCTCCAGAACGCCCAGGGCGAGGACGTGGTGGCGGGCATCCGCAACACCGTCCCCCTGGCCGAGCTGGAGTCGATCGACAAGAAGTCGTACGACCAGCTGATGCAGATCATGGAGACCCTGGAGAACCACTACAAGGATCTCTGCGACATCGAGTTCACCATCGAGCGCGGCCAGCTGTGGATGCTCCAGACCCGCGTCGGCAAGCGCACGGCGGGCGCGGCCTTCCGCATCGCCACGCAGCTGGTGGACCAGGGCCTGATCGACGAGGCGGAGGCCCTCCAGCGGGTGACGGGCGCCCAGCTCGCGCAGCTCATGTTCCCCCGCTTCGACGAGGAGGCGAAGGTCGCCCCGGTCGGCCGAGGCATCGCCGCCTCCCCGGGTGCGGCGGTCGGCAAGGCGGTCTTCGACTCGTACACGGCCGTGAAGTGGTCGCGTTCGGGCGAGAAGGTCATCCTGGTCCGCCGCGAGACGAACCCCGACGACCTCGACGGCATGATCGCGGCCGAGGGCATCCTCACTTCGCGCGGCGGCAAGACGTCCCACGCGGCCGTGGTCGCGCGCGGCATGGGCAAGACGTGCGTGTGCGGCGCGGAGGAGCTGGAGGTCGACACCAAGCGACGCCGTATGACGGTCCCCGGCGGCCATGTGGTGGAGGAGGGCGACCTCATCTCCATCGACGGTTCGTCGGGCAAGGTCTACCTGGGCGAGGTCCCGGTGGTCCCGTCCCCCGTCGTGGAGTACTTCGAGGGCCGGATGCACGCCGGCGCCAACGACGCCGACGAACTGGTCGAGGCGGTCCACCGGATCATGGCCTTCGCGGACCGCAAGCGCCGTCTCCGTGTCCGGGCCAACGCCGACAACGCCGAGGACGCGCTGCGCGCCCGCCGCTTCGGCGCCCAGGGCATCGGCCTGTGCCGTACGGAGCACATGTTCCTCGGCGACCGCCGTGAACTGGTCGAACGCCTGATCCTGGCCGACACGGAGACCGTGCGCGAGGAGTCCCTGAAGGCGCTGCTCCCGCTCCAGAAGCAGGACTTCATCGAACTCTTCTCGGCGATGGACGGCCTCCCGGTGACGGTCCGTCTCCTCGACCCGCCGCTGCACGAGTTCCTCCCGGACATCACGGAGCTGTCGGTCCGCGTGGCCCTGGCGGAGTCCCGCCAGGAGCCCCACGAGAACGAACTCCGCCTCCTCCAGGCCGTCCACCGCCTGCACGAGCAGAACCCGATGCTGGGCCTGCGGGGCGTGCGCCTGGGCCTGGTCATCCCCGGCCTGTTCACGATGCAGGTACGGGCGATCGCGGAGGCGGCGGCCGAGCGCAAGAACGCGAAGGGCGACCCGCGCGCCGAGATCATGATCCCGCTCGTCGGCACGGTCCAGGAGCTGGAGATCGTCCGCGAGGAGGCGGACGCGGTGATCGCGGAGGTCGAGGCGGCGACGGGCGTGGCCCTGAAGCTGTCGATCGGCACGATGATCGAGCTGCCGCGCGCCGCCCTGACGGCAGGCCAGATCGCGGAGGCGGCGGAGTTCTTCTCCTTCGGCACGAACGACCTGACCCAGACGGTGTGGGGCTTCAGCCGCGACGACGTCGAAGCGTCCTTCTTCACGGCCTACCTGGAGAAGGGCATCTTCGGAGTCTCCCCCTTCGAGACGATCGACAAGGACGGCGTGGGCTCCCTGGTGAAGCTGGCCGTGGAGGCCGGCCGCGCGACCCGCCCCGACCTCAAGCTCGGTGTCTGCGGCGAACACGGCGGCGACCCGGAGTCCGTCCACTTCTTCCATGAGGTGGGCCTCGACTACGTCTCCTGCTCCCCGTTCCGCATCCCGGTCGCCCGCCTGGAGGCGGGGCGCGCGGCCTCGCAGTCGACGGGGAGCGATCACCGCTAG
- a CDS encoding condensation domain-containing protein — protein MLQIPFSDATIEPGTVISWSLRTKHSSQDGQNSTCTSASFNQDKHHSSSEATRSTSDGIASSITVTFEIEGRLDTASLESALLLLVRRHEVLRSEFQRLAGDLNCTALAPESIVLEAEEVGHFYTGDDLHTHLDKTFKSIDTLSWPLFLMGAVVRETSATVYLCFDHIVCDGLSMPVVVNELQTAYTALTAKRSPQLPSAGSYLTFGDDQRRRHASLRPDDDRLTYWKDFIHGNGGFFPRFPFDLGVPGDHLYPLVNRALPLLDAHRTDALAAGARASGGSVFTAVLAAAATAQHRFGGPGIYRGLLPISERTDEGAGKAGGTPNPWQHSIGWFVNTMPIEFQVGEGGTDHATTIARARTAYGELQRHADIPFVRAWELLAPETFSLHHWPFPVNFFSYIDFRRTPGGLQHPLWNPTLHVWAARGNGISHWFHRTATGLHVNMLHVDTPQAHEISDALHDELVRVLLEIAGERSAEPVSIPRPSRGATTVRS, from the coding sequence GTGCTGCAAATCCCTTTCTCCGACGCCACCATCGAGCCCGGAACCGTAATCTCCTGGTCCCTGCGCACGAAGCACTCCTCCCAGGACGGGCAGAATTCCACTTGCACATCAGCCTCGTTCAACCAGGACAAGCACCACTCCTCGTCCGAAGCGACCCGGAGTACGAGCGACGGAATCGCCAGCTCGATCACGGTCACCTTCGAGATCGAGGGCCGACTGGACACCGCCTCCCTGGAATCCGCGCTCCTTCTCCTCGTACGGCGCCACGAAGTGCTCCGCAGTGAGTTCCAGCGCCTGGCAGGTGACCTGAACTGCACGGCACTGGCGCCCGAGTCCATCGTCCTGGAGGCGGAGGAGGTCGGTCACTTCTACACCGGGGACGACCTGCACACCCACCTCGACAAGACGTTCAAGAGCATCGACACACTGTCCTGGCCGCTGTTCCTCATGGGCGCGGTGGTCCGGGAGACGAGCGCGACCGTCTACCTCTGCTTCGACCACATCGTGTGCGACGGCCTGTCCATGCCCGTCGTCGTGAACGAACTCCAGACCGCGTACACCGCTCTCACGGCCAAACGCTCTCCGCAACTCCCCTCCGCGGGCAGCTACTTGACCTTCGGCGACGACCAGCGTCGCCGCCATGCCTCCCTCCGTCCCGACGACGACCGTCTGACGTACTGGAAGGACTTCATCCACGGGAACGGCGGCTTCTTCCCCAGGTTCCCCTTCGACCTGGGCGTGCCGGGAGACCACCTGTACCCCCTCGTGAACCGGGCCCTCCCCCTCCTGGACGCTCACCGGACCGACGCGCTGGCCGCGGGCGCCCGCGCGTCAGGAGGCAGTGTCTTCACGGCAGTACTGGCGGCCGCGGCGACGGCCCAGCACCGTTTCGGGGGCCCGGGGATCTACCGGGGCCTGCTCCCCATCAGTGAGCGGACGGACGAGGGCGCAGGGAAGGCCGGAGGAACCCCGAACCCGTGGCAGCACTCCATCGGCTGGTTCGTGAACACGATGCCGATCGAGTTCCAGGTGGGTGAGGGCGGCACGGACCACGCGACCACGATCGCGCGGGCCCGCACGGCGTACGGCGAGTTGCAGCGGCACGCCGACATCCCCTTCGTACGGGCGTGGGAGTTGCTCGCCCCGGAGACCTTCTCGCTGCACCACTGGCCGTTCCCGGTGAACTTCTTCTCCTACATCGACTTCCGAAGGACCCCCGGAGGCCTCCAGCACCCGCTCTGGAACCCGACGTTGCATGTCTGGGCAGCCCGCGGCAACGGCATCAGCCACTGGTTCCACCGCACCGCCACCGGCCTCCACGTCAACATGCTGCACGTCGACACCCCCCAAGCACATGAGATCAGTGACGCGCTCCACGACGAACTCGTACGGGTCCTGCTGGAGATCGCGGGCGAACGCAGCGCGGAGCCGGTGTCCATCCCACGGCCGTCCCGGGGGGCGACGACCGTGAGGAGCTGA
- a CDS encoding amylo-alpha-1,6-glucosidase translates to MTDRHHLLVRGGTFAAVSDGGDISGVRGGSSPDGLFVRDARHLSRWQLTVDGAVPETLTPVADGDTARCVLVPRGGRQEPPAYTLFREQAVSDSAFVETLRVTSNRPVATTVRIAITADADFTDQFELRSDFRTYAKSGVVRKREVLDDGVEFSYRRGEWRSCTTVTAEPAPDSVEETGTGARRLVWALDVAPHGSVELTCRVMARPHGNRRALRVPRSPAAVQDQLLALEGEFMEGVAFPTGWPELAAACARGLADLAALQVPATGPEGETLRVPAAGAPWFLTLLGRDALLTSLFTLPYRPEPAAATLLALAAAQATEVGVDSVAQPGKIVHEVRHGELAHFGQVPYGRYYGSVDATPLFLVLLGAYVEQTGDVTLARRLEPHARAAIGWMLDHGGLTSRGYLVYRADQGGLANQNWKDSPGSICSADGSRPAAGPVMAAGAQGYAYDALRRTAVLARTVWEDEVYAALLEQAASDLRDRFQRDFWMPGHGFPALALDSEGRQVDALASDAGHLLWSGLLDKEYGKLAGRRLLEPDFFSGWGVRTLASGQPAYHPLSYHRGSVWPHDNALITLGLARYGLHDEARAVASGMVDAATAAGHRLPEVLAGYGRDTHPEPVPYPHACVRESRSAAAPLALLTAVGGA, encoded by the coding sequence ATGACGGACCGGCATCACCTGCTCGTGCGCGGCGGGACGTTCGCCGCCGTGAGCGACGGCGGCGACATCAGCGGGGTGCGGGGCGGCAGTTCACCGGACGGGCTGTTCGTCCGGGACGCCCGGCATCTGAGCCGGTGGCAGCTGACCGTCGACGGCGCTGTCCCCGAGACGCTCACACCGGTCGCCGACGGCGACACCGCGCGCTGTGTGCTCGTCCCCCGGGGCGGCCGCCAGGAGCCGCCCGCATACACGCTCTTCCGCGAACAGGCCGTCTCCGACAGCGCGTTCGTGGAGACGCTGCGCGTCACCAGCAACCGCCCGGTGGCGACGACCGTCCGGATCGCGATCACCGCGGACGCCGACTTCACCGACCAGTTCGAGCTGCGCTCCGACTTCCGCACCTACGCCAAGAGCGGCGTCGTCAGGAAGCGTGAGGTCCTCGACGACGGTGTGGAGTTCAGCTATCGGCGCGGCGAGTGGCGGTCCTGTACGACGGTGACGGCCGAGCCCGCTCCGGACAGTGTCGAGGAGACCGGGACAGGGGCGCGGCGCCTCGTCTGGGCCCTCGATGTAGCACCACACGGTTCGGTGGAGCTGACCTGCCGGGTGATGGCGCGGCCGCACGGCAACCGGCGGGCGCTGCGGGTACCGCGCTCACCCGCCGCAGTGCAGGACCAGCTCCTCGCGCTGGAGGGCGAGTTCATGGAGGGCGTGGCCTTCCCCACCGGCTGGCCGGAGCTGGCCGCGGCCTGTGCGCGCGGCCTCGCCGATCTCGCCGCCCTCCAGGTGCCGGCGACCGGCCCGGAGGGCGAAACCCTGCGCGTACCCGCCGCCGGAGCACCCTGGTTCCTCACCCTCCTCGGCCGGGACGCCCTGCTGACCTCCCTCTTCACGCTCCCCTACCGACCGGAGCCGGCCGCCGCCACGCTGCTCGCACTCGCCGCGGCCCAGGCGACCGAGGTGGGCGTGGACTCGGTGGCCCAGCCCGGCAAGATCGTGCACGAGGTGCGGCACGGCGAGCTGGCGCACTTCGGGCAGGTGCCGTACGGGCGTTACTACGGTTCGGTGGACGCGACCCCGCTGTTCCTCGTCCTGCTCGGCGCGTATGTGGAACAGACCGGGGACGTCACGCTGGCCCGCCGCCTGGAACCCCACGCGCGGGCCGCGATCGGCTGGATGCTGGACCACGGCGGGCTCACCTCGCGCGGCTATCTCGTCTACCGCGCCGACCAGGGCGGTCTCGCCAACCAGAACTGGAAGGACTCCCCCGGCTCGATCTGCTCCGCCGACGGCAGCCGGCCCGCCGCCGGCCCCGTGATGGCGGCAGGCGCGCAGGGCTACGCGTACGACGCGCTGCGCCGCACCGCCGTGCTGGCCCGCACGGTCTGGGAGGACGAGGTGTACGCGGCGCTCCTGGAACAGGCCGCGAGCGACCTCCGCGACCGTTTCCAGCGGGACTTCTGGATGCCCGGACACGGCTTCCCCGCGCTGGCGTTGGACAGCGAGGGCAGGCAGGTCGACGCCCTCGCCTCGGACGCGGGGCATCTGCTGTGGTCGGGGCTGCTGGACAAGGAGTACGGGAAGCTGGCCGGGCGACGGCTGCTGGAGCCCGACTTCTTCTCCGGGTGGGGTGTGCGGACGCTGGCCTCCGGGCAGCCCGCGTACCACCCGCTGTCGTATCACCGGGGGTCGGTCTGGCCCCACGACAACGCACTGATCACGCTGGGGCTCGCGCGGTACGGGCTGCACGACGAGGCGCGGGCGGTGGCCTCCGGCATGGTCGACGCGGCGACGGCGGCGGGGCATCGGCTGCCGGAGGTGCTGGCCGGGTACGGGAGGGACACGCATCCGGAGCCGGTGCCGTATCCGCACGCGTGTGTGCGGGAGTCGCGGTCCGCGGCGGCTCCCTTGGCGCTGTTGACCGCGGTGGGCGGAGCGTAG